Proteins from a genomic interval of Solea solea chromosome 10, fSolSol10.1, whole genome shotgun sequence:
- the LOC131466459 gene encoding uncharacterized protein LOC131466459, translating into MAKDASEYVTSLSKLVSSSLFFQHFSHTTEFLSYLILCVAKMPFIPPVTIARSVSGLTGKERAVSSSSSTPTLDKTRDRREDKGSSVKERLTLNLKQLGKKSQARSHLTTGAEVHAKRKDRLLPSSQTDSFPASISGESLSKTQQSKKGGQSFVKSESEVKRRSRHEEAAHFTLTLTPEAVLLLQRRNSERRQRSAARNAESAAAAAAPGNATDSRRRRENVCKRNQTAAQKQSTPNSTAAVRNTSVAELGDISSFLKISLLNEQHKYDDVEYEEEGDCGVDERVVLKCTEWLRGLENTPVTVGKSLIKSAHGVNSF; encoded by the coding sequence ATGGCCAAGGATGCCTCAGAGTATGTCACTTCCCTCAGTAAATTGGTTTCCTCTTCTTTGTTCTTCCAGCATTTTAGCCACACAACAGAATTCCTGTCCTACCTGATACTGTGTGTTGCCAAAATGCCGTTCATACCACCTGTGACGATTGCACGCTCTGTGTCTGGACTGACAGGGAAGGAGAGAGCTGTCAGCAGCTCTTCATCTACTCCTACTTTGGACAAGACGAGGGACCGAAGAGAAGACAAAGGCAGCTCAGTGAAGGAGAGACTGACTTTGAACCTTAAACAGCTGGGGAAAAAGAGCCAAGCCAGGAGTCACCTGACAACAGGAGCAGAGGTGCATGCAAAGAGAAAGGACAGATTGTTGCCCTCATCACAAACTGACAGCTTCCCTGCGTCCATCTCAGGTGAGTCTCTGTCTAAGACACAGCAGTCGAAAAAAGGGGGCCAGAGTTTTGTGAAGAGTGAATCAGAGGTGAAGAGAAGGAGCAGACATGAGGAGGCGGCCCATTTCACCCTGACACTCACACCTGAggctgttctgctgctgcagcgcaGGAACAGTGAGAGACGTCAGCGTTCAGCAGCCAGAAATGCtgaaagtgctgctgctgctgctgctcctggaaATGCCACAGATTCCAGACGCAGAAGGGAAAACGTTTGTAAAAGGAATCAAACGGCAGCGCAGAAACAAAGCACGCCCAACAGCACAGCAGCTGTGAGAAACACCAGTGTGGCTGAACTGGGAGACATAAGCTCATTTCTGAAAATCTCACTCCTGAACGAGCAACACAAGTATGATGATGTGGAGTATGAGGAAGAAGGGGACTGTGGTGTGGATGAGCGCGTGGTTTTGAAATGTACCGAGTGGCTCCGTGGGCTGGAGAACACACCAGTGACAGTGGGGAAGAGCTTGATTAAGAGTGCACACGGTGTAAATAGTTTCTGA